ACGGATACTGAATATCCTAATTTTGTTCCTATTTTATCAATCCATCTTCCAAAACCCATCAAACCAATTGCATAAGCCGCAGAAAAAGCCATTACGATATTGCTATAATCTGTTTCTGTCCAATTAAATTCTTTTTCTAATGTGGGTTTTAGTAATCCAATTACCTGTCTGTCGATATAGTTTATGGTTGTTCCAAAAAACAATAAGGCAAGGATGCCATATCGAACTCTTTTTTCTGAAGATTTATTCATTTTAAGAGTTTTTACAAGATTGAATTAAAAGCATGACTTTTGAGATATAATCCGAAAGGGCTTCAAAATTGTTTTCTTCAATAATGCTGTTTTTTAGAAGTTTACTTCCCATTCCTACAGCAGAAACTCCCGCATCAAACCAATCTCTTAGATTTTGTCGTTCCGGTTCAACGCCGCCCGTAGGCATAAAAAGAAGCTCCGGAAAAATGTCTTTTATAGTTTGTATATAGGAAGATCCAACTAAATTGCCTGGAAATATTTTTATAAGTTTGGCTCCCAATTCCTGTGCCTGATGAATTTCTGAAGGTGTTAAACATCCCGGAATCCAGGTTAAATGATGTTCTGAAACTACTTTAGCAACTTCAGAAGAAACTATTGGGCTTACTATAAAATCTGCACCAAGATCTATAAAATCTTTGGCTTGTTTTGCCGTTTTTATTGTGCCAATTCCCAGCAATAAATCAGGCATTTCTTGTTGTGCTATTGTCTTTAAAACTTTAAAATTTTCTAAGGCATTTTCGCCTCGATTGGTATATTCTAATACTCTGATTCCGGATTGATATAAAGCTTTTAAGATTTCGATACTTAAATCTTTACTATCATTGTAATATAAAGGCAACAAACCCGCTTGAATGATTTGTTGAATAACGCTTTCTTTTTTATTCATTTTGCTTTATTAACTGTTCGATTTCGTCCACTTTTGATGTTGTCGCATCTCCTTTTATGAATAATTTTTGATAGGCCGCATGTGCTGCAAAACCTACTATTTGCTGTGATTTTTTTTGATGCAGGATTCCGTAAATAAGTCCTGCCATAAAGCAATCTCCGGTTCCTACTTTATCAATAGTATTTGTTGCAAATAAGGTTTCACTTTTATAAATATTTCCGTTTTGATATAAAGTTGCAAAATACTTTACGCTTTCTTCTTCGCTAAAGCGGAAGGTATTTGCAATGGTTCTACAATTGGGATATCTGGCCAAAATTTCTTTAGAAGTAATACGGGCTTGTTCTACTAAATCAGGATCTTTTTCAGATGCGATTAAATTTGGATCAATTGCTATTCCCAACATTTTTTCGGCAGACCAGATATTTCCCATAATTACATGTGCATAATCTGCCAGTTTAGGCATTACTTGCTTAGGATTTAAACCGTATTTCCAGAGTTTTTCTCTGTAATTTAAATCTAAAGAAATAGTAATTCCTTTTTTTGTGGCAACAATTAAAGCTTCTTCACAAAGTGCTGCAACATTAGTGTTTAAAGCAGGAGCAATGGCTGTAAAGTGAAACCAGGAAACGCCTTCAAAAACTTCTTCCCAGTTGATAGTTGATGGTTTTAACTGTGAAAAAGAGGAATATTTACGATCATAAATTACTCCGGCATTCTTGACATCGGCACCTTGATTAAGGTAATATGTCCCAATTCTTTCTCCGGATTTAATTATGGAACTTGTATCAACTCCCATTTTATTATAATACGCCAGAATTGTATCTGATAAAAAATGATCCGGCAAAGCTGTACAATACCCAACAGGAATATTCCAATTTGCCAATGCTAATGCAACATTACTTTCTGCGCCACCAATGTAGGCAGACATATCTTGTTGCTGAGGAAAATTTTTCCCCATGCTGTATCTCAAAAGAATTTCGCCAAAACAAAGAACTTTACCCATGATTTATTAGTCTTCGTTTGATGGTTTTCCTATCGTAGCCAGAATTCCTCCGTCTACATAAACTATATGTCCGTTTACAAAATCACTTGCTTTAGAACTCAAAAATATCGCTGCTCCCTGCAAATCTTCGGGATCTCCCCAACGTCCTGCTGGTGTTCTTCCAATAATAAATTCATTAAAAGGATGTCCGTTTACTCTAATTGGTGCCGTTTGACTTGTTGCAAAATATCCCGGACCAATTCCGTTTGTCTGAATATTGAATTTAGCCCATTCTGTAGCCATATTTTTGGTCAGCATTTTCAATCCTCCTTTTGCAGAAGCATAAGCACTTACAGAGTCTCTGCCAAGTTCGCTCATCATCGAACACATATTAATAATTTTACCACCGCCACGACTGATCATTCCTTTGGCAACATTTTTTGAAACGATAAATGGCCCTGTTAAATCTACTTTGATTACGGCTTCAAAATCCGCAACTTCCATTTCTATAATTGGAGTTCTCTTGATAATTCCTGCGTTGTTTATTAAGATATCAATAGGACCAACTTCGGCTTCTATTTTGTTGATTGCTGCGATTACTGCGGCTTCATCCGTAACATCAAAAATATATCCGTAGGCTTCGATTCCTACTGACTTATATTCAGCAACAGCAATGTTTACTGCATCTTGCGAAGAGTGATCGTTTATAACAATTTTTGCACCGGCATGTCCAAGTCCTTTTGCCATCGCCATTCCCAGACCATGAACTCCGCCTGTAATAAGTGCTATTTTTCCAGTTAAATCAAATAAGTTAATTGACATTTTTTTTTCTTTTTTTTGGTTAATAGTAATCTGATATTTTTATTGAATTGCCTGCAGCTTTAGCTGGAGGTTAAAGAGTTGATGACAGATGTGGCTTTAGCCAAAATGTTTTTTTAATTCGGCTAAAGCCAACACTAATATTTCCATTTATTCCTCCAGCTAAAGCAGGAGGCTATTCAAAAATTAAGATAGAATTGATGCTAAATTCTTTTCAAAATTGACATAAGTAAGACCGTCAACTACAATTTAATGCATTGATTAAGTCAGTTTATATAAAGTTTTTATTTATATAATAAAGAAGCCTTATTCTACTTTTGTAATAAGCGGATTTTTTAATTGCAGGTAGAAATTATCCAGATAATTGAACCATTGTTTTGCATCGGTAATTTTTCCAGCTTTGTTCCATGCAGCTCCGGTGTAATAGATGATTGGTTCATTATTGGTAACCGTAGTTTTGGCTAATATTTGCGTATTCGTTACAAACATATTTTTTACTGGTGTCGTTACTATCGAACCAACTCCAGTTGTTCCGTCTTCGCCAAAAGTTGGCTCCCAATAACCCAAAATACCTTGTTGCTCGTTTAGCGAAATAACTCCAGCTTTCTCTCTTTTGCTTAGACCGACTACAACATCCATTGTTTTATTTCCATCAAAAGTATAAGTGTTTTCTACTCGATTAAGTTGTGAACCAGCGTCGATAGAAATCAGTTTTGTGGCTTTTACTTTGATTCCG
This genomic window from Flavobacterium sp. 9 contains:
- a CDS encoding bifunctional 4-hydroxy-2-oxoglutarate aldolase/2-dehydro-3-deoxy-phosphogluconate aldolase, which encodes MNKKESVIQQIIQAGLLPLYYNDSKDLSIEILKALYQSGIRVLEYTNRGENALENFKVLKTIAQQEMPDLLLGIGTIKTAKQAKDFIDLGADFIVSPIVSSEVAKVVSEHHLTWIPGCLTPSEIHQAQELGAKLIKIFPGNLVGSSYIQTIKDIFPELLFMPTGGVEPERQNLRDWFDAGVSAVGMGSKLLKNSIIEENNFEALSDYISKVMLLIQSCKNS
- a CDS encoding sugar kinase, which encodes MGKVLCFGEILLRYSMGKNFPQQQDMSAYIGGAESNVALALANWNIPVGYCTALPDHFLSDTILAYYNKMGVDTSSIIKSGERIGTYYLNQGADVKNAGVIYDRKYSSFSQLKPSTINWEEVFEGVSWFHFTAIAPALNTNVAALCEEALIVATKKGITISLDLNYREKLWKYGLNPKQVMPKLADYAHVIMGNIWSAEKMLGIAIDPNLIASEKDPDLVEQARITSKEILARYPNCRTIANTFRFSEEESVKYFATLYQNGNIYKSETLFATNTIDKVGTGDCFMAGLIYGILHQKKSQQIVGFAAHAAYQKLFIKGDATTSKVDEIEQLIKQNE
- a CDS encoding gluconate 5-dehydrogenase, producing MSINLFDLTGKIALITGGVHGLGMAMAKGLGHAGAKIVINDHSSQDAVNIAVAEYKSVGIEAYGYIFDVTDEAAVIAAINKIEAEVGPIDILINNAGIIKRTPIIEMEVADFEAVIKVDLTGPFIVSKNVAKGMISRGGGKIINMCSMMSELGRDSVSAYASAKGGLKMLTKNMATEWAKFNIQTNGIGPGYFATSQTAPIRVNGHPFNEFIIGRTPAGRWGDPEDLQGAAIFLSSKASDFVNGHIVYVDGGILATIGKPSNED